The Mammaliicoccus sciuri genome window below encodes:
- the bcp gene encoding thioredoxin-dependent thiol peroxidase gives MIQIGEKFPNFKLKNQNGELISNEDLKGSKVVVYFYPRDNTPTCTTEACDFRDNLEDFNELNTKVYGISGDSEKKHANFSNKHNLNFDLLVDEDYKLSEEVGVYQLKKSFGKESMGIVRTTFVLDEEGTVIHKIDKVKVKTQIEDLKNFIKE, from the coding sequence ATGATACAAATTGGTGAAAAATTTCCGAATTTCAAGTTAAAAAATCAAAATGGTGAATTAATTAGTAATGAGGACTTAAAAGGGTCTAAAGTCGTTGTTTATTTTTATCCTAGAGACAACACACCGACATGTACGACAGAAGCATGTGATTTTAGAGATAACTTAGAAGATTTTAATGAATTAAATACGAAAGTTTATGGTATTAGTGGAGATAGTGAAAAGAAACATGCTAATTTCTCTAATAAACATAATTTGAATTTTGATTTACTAGTAGATGAAGACTATAAGCTTTCTGAAGAAGTAGGCGTATATCAATTAAAGAAATCATTTGGTAAAGAATCAATGGGGATCGTTAGAACGACTTTTGTTTTAGATGAAGAAGGTACTGTCATACATAAAATTGACAAAGTAAAAGTTAAAACTCAAATTGAAGACTTAAAAAACTTTATAAAGGAATGA
- a CDS encoding ABC transporter ATP-binding protein — MTQQILLRVVNATKYYYISKEQNKFKSLFKLKHLNKDIVLKNVTVHLYRGEVLGIIGDDQSGKEMISKLMIKEVAPNLGKVTNHAQTFLADVRHKADDHQTLNEMIIRTLSLSGVEIRDITTIQRQILSFAKLSDKASKTCQDINEAEYAQLLVSIAKYMRPTVAIFTNIIQYLDESFQKKFHEFLNEQKEYDRAAVVIDDHIHSIEKMSNYLIWLTYGQVRKEGTVKEVLSHYREYHKKYNQIQDKDQKELYDLKWRMAQQELPIAHGEGYKRMRKYQYGRVPKSVEKMIFYGFTFIFGATLAALFMFIGVGSSPTEKEVTSKQVITTNSEPKYIDKSAYVLSLKHDTELTPSSKSSKLKLPQYSFVDVTGENQSNYRLEVDDKTYISKKNNLYFFNPAGLYEDVDWSDLEDYVDDSYLNYIDFYNSFMHKSHKKVSETITADKANRFNEQMEGQKVHMVFDSDNQLTGFTFDMKNKAKLVKKYNITSDNWVVKSRDGFMITDLAENKWIFIQL; from the coding sequence ATGACACAGCAAATATTACTAAGAGTTGTTAACGCAACTAAATATTATTATATAAGTAAAGAACAGAATAAATTTAAATCATTATTTAAGTTAAAGCACCTTAATAAAGACATTGTACTTAAAAATGTTACCGTGCATCTTTATAGAGGCGAAGTGCTAGGCATTATCGGCGATGATCAGTCTGGTAAAGAAATGATCAGTAAATTAATGATTAAAGAAGTTGCACCTAATTTAGGTAAAGTAACAAACCATGCCCAAACATTTTTAGCGGATGTTAGACATAAAGCTGATGATCATCAAACATTAAATGAAATGATTATTCGTACTTTGAGTTTATCCGGTGTAGAAATTAGAGACATTACGACGATTCAAAGACAAATATTAAGCTTTGCTAAATTATCGGATAAAGCTTCAAAGACGTGCCAAGATATTAATGAAGCGGAATATGCTCAGTTGTTAGTTAGTATAGCTAAATATATGAGACCGACTGTTGCAATTTTTACTAACATCATTCAATACTTAGACGAATCATTTCAAAAGAAGTTCCATGAATTTTTAAATGAACAAAAAGAATATGATCGTGCAGCTGTCGTAATTGATGACCATATACACTCAATTGAGAAGATGAGTAACTATCTTATCTGGTTAACTTATGGACAAGTTAGAAAAGAAGGCACCGTTAAAGAAGTGCTAAGTCACTACCGAGAATACCATAAGAAATATAATCAAATTCAAGATAAAGACCAAAAAGAACTTTACGATCTTAAATGGAGGATGGCTCAACAAGAACTTCCTATAGCGCATGGCGAAGGTTATAAAAGAATGCGTAAATATCAATACGGTAGAGTGCCGAAATCTGTTGAGAAAATGATATTTTATGGCTTTACGTTTATCTTTGGTGCTACATTAGCAGCGCTATTTATGTTTATAGGTGTCGGGAGTTCTCCTACAGAAAAAGAAGTTACATCAAAACAGGTCATCACAACAAATAGTGAACCTAAATACATAGATAAGTCAGCTTATGTCCTATCGCTGAAACATGATACAGAACTCACACCTTCGTCCAAAAGCTCAAAGTTGAAATTACCTCAATATAGTTTTGTAGATGTAACAGGTGAAAATCAATCTAATTATAGACTTGAAGTAGATGACAAGACTTATATCTCTAAGAAGAATAACTTGTACTTTTTCAATCCGGCAGGACTATATGAAGACGTTGATTGGTCAGATTTAGAAGATTATGTTGATGATAGTTATTTAAATTATATTGATTTTTATAACAGTTTTATGCATAAATCACATAAGAAAGTTTCCGAAACGATCACAGCTGATAAAGCAAACCGATTTAATGAACAAATGGAAGGCCAAAAAGTACATATGGTTTTCGACAGTGATAATCAACTAACTGGTTTTACATTTGATATGAAAAACAAAGCTAAATTAGTTAAGAAATATAATATTACAAGTGACAATTGGGTTGTTAAATCAAGAGACGGTTTTATGATAACAGACTTAGCAGAAAACAAATGGATTTTTATACAATTATAG
- a CDS encoding ABC transporter permease yields the protein MNELFEQHIKHFPHMLKYCFYEVKTHYKYYVSAFAIMLVLLIFTYLKLWFTDAIDVQQSTSYYKLIGFFAYMWVFLSLFNSEKTVRKQGALYNRLSVPYYVGASSQVFLTMIIFLIVVTLTGIVSTFSTSNLIEINHLGFFYYLVMAYILLVPVASIIGVFGKYVYSARFIVFGLLIVLLFVVPILYVPNNMYAVWVNVLKLNPLFYIINGFQQSMVLGNASVTNLPYHILFYFEVAFIYLAWININKAYKTEYFK from the coding sequence ATGAACGAATTATTTGAACAACATATTAAACATTTTCCACATATGCTTAAATATTGCTTCTATGAAGTTAAAACTCATTATAAATATTATGTTTCTGCTTTTGCTATCATGTTAGTATTATTGATTTTCACATATTTAAAGTTATGGTTTACTGATGCGATAGATGTACAACAATCAACGTCTTATTATAAGTTGATTGGCTTTTTCGCTTACATGTGGGTCTTTTTATCACTTTTTAATTCTGAAAAGACAGTCAGAAAACAAGGGGCACTTTATAATAGATTATCAGTACCGTACTATGTTGGTGCTTCTTCACAAGTATTTTTAACGATGATCATATTCTTGATTGTTGTAACGCTTACTGGGATTGTTTCAACATTTTCGACATCAAATTTAATCGAAATTAACCATTTAGGATTTTTCTATTATTTAGTGATGGCATACATATTACTTGTACCAGTAGCATCGATTATTGGCGTGTTTGGTAAATATGTCTATTCAGCTCGGTTTATTGTTTTCGGATTATTGATTGTATTATTATTTGTCGTACCGATATTGTACGTACCTAATAATATGTATGCAGTTTGGGTCAATGTCCTAAAACTCAATCCATTATTCTATATTATTAATGGGTTCCAACAATCAATGGTGTTAGGTAACGCATCCGTTACGAATTTGCCATATCATATTCTGTTCTATTTTGAAGTAGCATTTATCTATTTAGCTTGGATTAATATTAATAAAGCTTATAAAACTGAATACTTTAAATAA
- a CDS encoding metal-dependent hydrolase: MDTGTHVVMGVALTGLATLDPHVTPTFAAVATGIMVGSQIPDIDTVLKLKNNAIYVKNHRGITHSIPFTLLWPLILTFLIFVIFPGVDVLHIWLWTQFAVFFHVFVDIFNSYGTQALRPISNKWIQLSIINTFDPIIFVAHLVAILFWTLGVNAGIAFGTLYFLLIFYYIVRFILQKAIKDQALKQIQQEDNPVKIFVAPTIRFMEWRIAIQTETHDYVGRSYGRNVAFNDVFKRQAFPNDHIMAYAKYDENLRSFLSFSSIYRWEVTRIDKKTTELRFIDLRYLKNGHYPFVAILHLDDDMKVTNSYIGWVFTEEKLMKKLEA; encoded by the coding sequence ATGGATACTGGTACACACGTTGTTATGGGTGTTGCGTTAACTGGTCTTGCGACATTAGATCCACATGTTACACCTACATTTGCTGCAGTGGCAACTGGTATAATGGTTGGATCACAAATACCTGATATTGATACAGTATTAAAATTAAAAAATAATGCGATATATGTAAAAAACCATAGAGGTATAACACATTCTATACCTTTTACATTATTATGGCCTTTAATATTAACGTTTCTAATATTCGTTATCTTTCCAGGAGTTGATGTCTTGCATATTTGGTTATGGACGCAATTTGCCGTATTCTTTCATGTTTTTGTAGATATTTTTAATTCATATGGTACACAGGCGCTTAGACCGATATCTAATAAATGGATTCAATTAAGTATCATTAATACGTTCGACCCCATTATTTTTGTAGCACACTTAGTTGCCATACTGTTCTGGACACTCGGTGTTAATGCTGGCATTGCCTTTGGTACATTATACTTCTTGTTAATATTCTATTATATTGTTCGATTCATATTACAAAAAGCGATAAAAGACCAAGCTTTAAAACAAATACAACAAGAAGATAATCCCGTTAAAATATTTGTTGCACCCACAATACGATTTATGGAATGGCGAATTGCCATTCAAACTGAAACACATGATTATGTTGGGCGCAGTTATGGTCGTAACGTAGCATTTAATGATGTATTCAAAAGACAAGCATTCCCGAATGACCATATAATGGCTTATGCTAAATATGATGAGAATTTAAGATCTTTCTTAAGTTTCAGTTCTATTTATCGATGGGAAGTTACAAGAATAGATAAAAAAACAACAGAACTAAGATTTATTGATTTAAGATATTTGAAGAATGGTCATTACCCATTTGTAGCTATACTACATTTAGATGATGATATGAAAGTGACAAACTCATATATCGGCTGGGTATTTACTGAAGAGAAATTAATGAAAAAACTTGAAGCATAA
- a CDS encoding FMN-binding glutamate synthase family protein, producing the protein MTFLSILQLIVNILFFVIIIGGIIACISLYVIDKRQKHHSVLRNYPVLGRVRYFLESIGPELRQYLILNDNAGKPFSRKQYLNIVMPGKYKNRIESFGSLRKFEEPGFYLQNTMFPVDHDELEINQDEQMSTFIYEISNEGLFDRKEEQKQKNVDPYKLTTDNQIIIGGDLKHPFIVNRLVGQSGMSYGALGKNAITALSKGLGRSGSWMNTGEGGLSNHHLSGDCDIIFQIGSGLFGVRDKEGNFDEKEFIEKANMKQVKAFELKLAQGAKTRGGHIEGAKVTEEIAEIRNVTPFETVNSPNRFEFLHNNKELLQFVQKLRELSDKPVGIKIVVGNISDLKKLIHEMVSSNIIPDFITVDGGEGGTGATYQELVDTVGLPLFSALPILDVELKKFKIRDKVKVFASGKLITPDQIAIALALGADLVNVARSLMINVGCIMAQQCHTNNCPVGVATTDPKKESALVVSEKEYRVSNYIVSLHEGLFNLAAAVGVKSPNQINENHLLYRSANGNVMNVNQYKKSIYKEN; encoded by the coding sequence ATGACTTTTTTAAGCATACTACAATTGATTGTGAATATTTTATTCTTTGTCATCATTATTGGGGGTATTATTGCTTGTATTTCTTTATATGTTATAGATAAAAGGCAAAAGCATCATAGTGTTTTAAGAAATTACCCGGTACTTGGTAGAGTGAGATACTTTTTAGAAAGTATAGGACCAGAACTTAGACAGTATTTAATATTAAATGATAATGCTGGAAAACCATTTTCAAGAAAGCAATATTTGAATATCGTCATGCCAGGAAAATATAAAAATAGAATCGAAAGTTTTGGATCGTTGAGAAAATTTGAAGAGCCAGGATTTTATTTACAAAATACAATGTTTCCAGTAGACCATGATGAATTAGAAATTAACCAAGATGAACAAATGTCTACTTTTATTTATGAAATTTCTAATGAAGGACTTTTTGATCGTAAAGAAGAACAAAAACAAAAAAATGTTGATCCATATAAATTAACAACAGACAACCAAATTATTATAGGTGGTGACTTAAAACATCCCTTTATTGTTAATAGATTGGTTGGACAATCAGGTATGAGTTATGGTGCACTAGGTAAAAATGCGATTACTGCATTGTCAAAAGGATTGGGCAGAAGCGGTTCATGGATGAATACAGGAGAAGGAGGATTAAGCAATCATCATTTAAGTGGAGATTGTGATATCATCTTTCAAATAGGATCAGGTTTATTTGGCGTTCGAGATAAAGAAGGGAATTTCGATGAGAAAGAATTTATTGAAAAAGCTAACATGAAACAAGTGAAGGCATTTGAATTAAAGTTAGCGCAAGGTGCCAAAACGAGAGGCGGACATATTGAAGGGGCAAAAGTAACAGAAGAAATTGCTGAAATTAGAAATGTAACGCCTTTTGAAACAGTTAACTCACCTAATAGATTTGAGTTTCTTCATAATAATAAAGAGTTATTACAATTTGTTCAGAAGTTAAGAGAACTATCTGATAAACCAGTTGGCATAAAAATAGTTGTCGGAAACATAAGTGATTTAAAGAAATTAATACATGAAATGGTATCATCAAACATTATTCCTGATTTTATTACAGTCGATGGTGGAGAAGGTGGAACAGGTGCGACATATCAAGAACTTGTCGATACTGTTGGTTTGCCATTATTTTCTGCATTACCAATATTAGATGTTGAACTTAAAAAATTTAAAATAAGAGATAAAGTGAAAGTATTTGCATCTGGAAAGCTTATTACACCTGATCAAATTGCTATTGCTTTAGCGTTAGGTGCAGATCTCGTTAATGTAGCAAGAAGTTTAATGATTAATGTAGGTTGTATTATGGCTCAACAATGTCATACAAATAATTGCCCTGTAGGTGTAGCTACTACAGATCCAAAAAAAGAATCTGCTTTAGTTGTATCAGAAAAAGAATACAGAGTTTCAAATTATATTGTGAGTTTACATGAAGGATTATTTAATTTAGCAGCAGCAGTAGGTGTGAAAAGTCCTAATCAAATAAATGAAAACCATTTATTATATAGAAGTGCTAATGGAAATGTCATGAATGTAAATCAATATAAAAAATCCATATATAAAGAGAATTAA
- a CDS encoding phosphoglycerate dehydrogenase, whose protein sequence is MKVVTLMRLKEQEERLKETFPNVDFKFYKHPNEARDEDLEDVDVLVSYHGEVNPSFLNKCKNIKLIAWFATGVNQLPLDYIQDRGIKLTNARGVHAIQIAEFIFAYILNDIKLFSTSYKSQKKREFNHKLKPDSINEKTILFLGTGKIPQRTAEVAKAFNMKVIGINTTGHEVPGFDEVYSIEERRHVYHKADFIVNVLPETEDTIHLLQKEDFKQMNEDTHFINVGRGTVVSESVLYETLDSKEIRYASLDVFEEEPLPENSRLYDLDNVFITAHITGNDLNNLKRSTDILIENLKHIENDELDQLINIVNTEVGY, encoded by the coding sequence ATGAAAGTCGTTACTTTAATGAGGCTAAAAGAACAAGAAGAGAGATTAAAAGAAACGTTTCCTAATGTAGATTTTAAATTTTATAAGCATCCGAATGAAGCACGTGATGAAGATTTAGAAGATGTTGATGTACTAGTTAGTTACCATGGAGAAGTAAATCCTTCATTTTTAAATAAATGTAAGAACATTAAACTGATCGCATGGTTTGCAACAGGGGTGAATCAATTACCTTTAGATTACATACAAGATAGAGGAATTAAGTTGACTAATGCAAGAGGGGTTCACGCCATTCAAATCGCTGAATTTATTTTTGCATATATCCTAAATGATATTAAACTATTCAGTACTTCATATAAATCTCAAAAGAAACGTGAATTCAATCATAAGCTCAAACCAGATTCAATAAATGAAAAGACGATTTTATTTTTAGGTACAGGCAAGATTCCGCAAAGAACTGCTGAAGTAGCTAAAGCATTTAATATGAAGGTTATTGGTATTAATACAACCGGACATGAAGTGCCAGGATTTGATGAAGTTTATTCTATAGAAGAAAGACGTCATGTATATCATAAAGCTGACTTTATTGTGAATGTATTACCTGAAACAGAAGATACGATACATTTACTACAAAAAGAAGACTTTAAACAAATGAATGAAGATACACATTTTATAAATGTAGGTAGAGGTACAGTCGTATCAGAAAGTGTCTTATATGAAACATTGGATAGTAAAGAAATTAGATATGCATCTTTAGATGTATTTGAAGAGGAACCATTACCTGAAAACTCTAGACTATATGATTTAGATAATGTGTTTATCACAGCTCATATTACAGGTAATGATCTTAACAATTTAAAGAGAAGTACAGATATTCTAATTGAAAACCTTAAACATATTGAAAATGATGAACTAGATCAGTTAATAAACATTGTTAACACAGAAGTGGGATACTGA
- the ntdP gene encoding nucleoside tri-diphosphate phosphatase, with amino-acid sequence MVKESIPKEGQVIKIQSYKHDGNIHRVWSETTILKGTSHVIIGGNNRTLVTESDGRTWVTREPAIVYFHSEYWFNVICMFREDGVYYYCNLSSPFVCDEEAIKYIDYDLDIKVYPSGKYHLLDEDEYKQHMKQMNYPKDIDVILRRNVDILQQWIERKKGPFAPDFIKVWQERFHSIDRRNS; translated from the coding sequence ATGGTCAAAGAATCCATACCAAAAGAAGGCCAAGTAATTAAAATACAAAGTTATAAGCATGATGGTAATATACATCGTGTGTGGTCTGAAACAACAATTCTTAAAGGTACGAGTCATGTTATTATCGGTGGGAATAATCGTACACTCGTAACAGAAAGTGATGGTAGAACTTGGGTAACAAGGGAACCAGCGATTGTTTATTTCCATTCAGAATATTGGTTTAACGTCATTTGTATGTTCCGCGAAGACGGTGTTTATTATTATTGTAATTTATCATCACCATTTGTTTGTGATGAAGAAGCGATTAAATATATCGATTATGATTTAGACATTAAAGTTTATCCAAGCGGCAAGTATCATTTGTTGGATGAAGATGAGTATAAACAACATATGAAACAAATGAATTATCCTAAAGACATTGATGTAATACTTAGAAGAAATGTTGATATTCTACAACAATGGATTGAACGCAAGAAAGGACCATTTGCGCCAGACTTTATTAAAGTTTGGCAAGAAAGATTTCATTCAATTGATAGACGTAATTCTTGA
- a CDS encoding FUSC family protein, whose product MKFGARIFKTGIAIVLAIFIANLLPGPAMITTIAGVAAMVAMQPSVYRSFKTIVEQFQGNVIGAITAVTIFSIFGNNVVFIGLTAIIIISILYKFNLQHVSNLAVVTALIILGHHEGDFYISAFYRFVLVMIGVLSAFLVNFTFLPPKFETKMYYNSLNISTDIFKWFRLVLNGTTEFHYVKQDLETIRTRIVKLEQFYLYYKEERAYTKKQAFSQMRKKILFKEIIASTRRAYEVLRKMNRYENDIHNLNDDLKVQMKFELDELMAQHEQILVRISQKAKHEIDQVPDYLVEPYKEDLMEIFIKDIMENPDQEDYYIENVMQVISAMLDYKATILHLDKLSSSYFKYHPEDSDIQIEDEDFDL is encoded by the coding sequence ATGAAATTTGGGGCAAGAATATTTAAAACTGGTATCGCGATTGTCCTAGCAATATTTATAGCTAATTTACTGCCAGGACCAGCAATGATAACAACAATAGCTGGTGTTGCTGCAATGGTCGCCATGCAACCAAGTGTCTATCGTTCGTTCAAAACAATTGTAGAACAATTTCAAGGTAATGTTATTGGTGCGATTACGGCTGTTACCATATTCTCTATCTTTGGGAACAATGTTGTATTTATCGGTTTAACAGCGATTATCATTATTTCAATACTTTACAAATTTAATCTACAACATGTTTCTAACTTAGCAGTTGTTACAGCTTTAATCATACTTGGACATCACGAAGGAGATTTCTATATCTCTGCATTCTATCGTTTTGTCTTAGTTATGATTGGTGTGTTAAGTGCTTTCCTTGTTAACTTTACGTTTCTACCACCGAAATTCGAAACTAAAATGTATTATAACTCACTTAATATTTCTACTGATATATTTAAATGGTTTAGATTAGTGTTAAATGGTACAACTGAATTTCACTACGTAAAACAAGATTTAGAAACAATCAGAACACGTATCGTAAAGCTTGAACAATTTTATTTATATTATAAAGAAGAAAGAGCCTACACTAAGAAACAAGCTTTTAGCCAAATGCGTAAGAAGATTCTTTTCAAAGAGATTATTGCATCAACACGAAGAGCATACGAAGTTTTAAGGAAAATGAATCGTTACGAAAACGATATTCATAATTTAAATGATGATCTCAAAGTACAAATGAAGTTTGAACTGGATGAACTGATGGCGCAGCATGAACAAATATTAGTAAGGATATCACAAAAAGCTAAACACGAAATTGATCAAGTTCCCGATTATTTAGTAGAACCTTATAAAGAAGATTTAATGGAAATATTTATTAAAGATATTATGGAAAATCCTGATCAAGAAGATTACTATATTGAGAATGTCATGCAAGTTATTTCAGCTATGTTAGATTATAAAGCGACTATTTTACATTTAGACAAATTATCTTCTAGTTATTTCAAATATCATCCAGAAGATAGCGACATTCAAATTGAAGATGAAGATTTTGATTTATAA
- a CDS encoding glutamate-1-semialdehyde 2,1-aminomutase — protein MEFTKSEYLQTLSNEYILGGVNSPSRSYKAVGGGAPVVMQKGKGAYFYDVDGNKYIDYLQAYGPIIAGHAHPHITEAIKAAAEDGVLFGTPTEYEITFAKKLRNAIPSLEKIRFVNSGTEAVMTTIRVARAYTKRDKIIKFAGCYHGHSDLVLVAAGSGPSQLGTPDSAGVPKSVAQEVITVPFNDIDSFKEAMEHWGDQVAGVLVEPIVGNFGMVEPKEGFLEAVNEVTHQYGGLVIYDEVITAFRFHYGAAQDLLGVYPDLTAFGKVIGGGLPIGAYGGRQEIMEHVAPLGPAYQAGTMAGNPLSMRAGIALLEILEQPGVYDKLDQLGQQLEDGLLDLIKKHNVKATVNRIKGALTLYFTDDKVENYVQAENTDGEQFAKFFKLMLNQGINLAPSKYEAWFLTTEHTEEDIKQTLNAVDYAFSQL, from the coding sequence ATGGAATTTACAAAAAGTGAGTACTTACAAACACTTTCTAATGAATATATTCTTGGTGGTGTCAATTCACCATCTCGTTCATATAAAGCTGTAGGTGGTGGCGCACCTGTAGTTATGCAAAAAGGTAAAGGTGCGTATTTTTACGATGTTGATGGTAATAAATATATTGACTATCTTCAAGCATATGGACCAATCATAGCTGGACACGCACATCCACATATAACAGAAGCCATTAAAGCTGCAGCTGAAGATGGTGTATTATTCGGTACACCTACTGAATATGAAATTACATTTGCTAAAAAACTACGTAACGCTATTCCATCGTTAGAAAAAATTAGATTTGTAAACTCTGGTACTGAAGCTGTTATGACAACTATTAGAGTTGCACGTGCATATACTAAGCGAGATAAAATCATTAAATTCGCTGGATGTTATCATGGACATTCTGACTTAGTACTTGTTGCTGCAGGAAGTGGTCCATCTCAACTTGGCACACCTGATTCTGCTGGAGTACCGAAAAGTGTAGCACAAGAAGTTATTACAGTTCCTTTTAATGATATAGATTCATTTAAAGAAGCTATGGAACATTGGGGCGATCAAGTTGCTGGTGTATTAGTGGAGCCAATCGTTGGAAACTTTGGTATGGTTGAACCTAAAGAAGGCTTTTTAGAAGCAGTAAATGAAGTAACACATCAATACGGTGGTTTAGTTATTTATGATGAAGTTATTACAGCTTTTAGATTCCATTACGGCGCTGCACAAGATTTATTAGGCGTTTATCCTGACTTAACTGCATTTGGTAAAGTTATTGGAGGCGGTTTACCAATCGGTGCATATGGCGGACGTCAAGAAATCATGGAACATGTTGCACCACTTGGTCCAGCATACCAAGCAGGTACAATGGCAGGTAACCCACTTTCTATGAGAGCTGGAATTGCATTATTGGAAATATTGGAACAACCTGGTGTATACGATAAATTAGATCAATTAGGTCAACAATTAGAAGACGGTTTATTGGATTTAATTAAAAAGCATAACGTTAAAGCAACAGTTAATAGAATCAAAGGTGCTTTAACACTTTACTTTACAGATGACAAAGTTGAAAACTATGTTCAAGCTGAAAATACTGACGGCGAACAGTTCGCAAAATTCTTTAAGTTAATGTTAAATCAAGGTATTAATTTAGCACCTTCTAAATATGAAGCATGGTTCTTAACGACTGAGCATACTGAAGAAGACATAAAACAAACATTAAATGCAGTTGATTACGCTTTCTCTCAATTATAA
- the mutY gene encoding A/G-specific adenine glycosylase: protein MIETKQFKDDLLNWFHKNKRQMPWRETSNPYYIWLSEVMLQQTQVNTVRPYYKAFIERFPTIESLSEVNEEDVLKYWEGLGYYSRVRNFQEAVKEVHRSYHGVVPDNPDDFKKLKGVGPYTNAAVMSIVHNHPIPAVDGNVLRVWSRLTGNDSDIGAPKTKKIYEDELQPFVEEHSGDFNQAMMELGATICTPKKTLCIMCPVQKHCYAFANGIVDELPVKKKKIKKKTIDFNVLYITNRSGEILVRQRDTKLLNGMWEFPMFEADESIHSIEEALDAVIDINQTPEFTTKHVFTHMTWNMNVYRAHTQKSAFDYPYKWIKKEEKDQLSFSTSMSKIFNQLNG, encoded by the coding sequence ATGATAGAAACGAAACAATTTAAAGACGATTTGCTTAATTGGTTCCATAAAAATAAACGACAAATGCCATGGAGAGAAACATCAAATCCATATTATATTTGGTTAAGTGAAGTAATGTTGCAACAAACACAGGTTAATACGGTTCGACCATATTACAAAGCATTTATTGAGCGTTTCCCAACTATAGAAAGTTTGAGTGAAGTAAACGAAGAAGATGTACTTAAATATTGGGAAGGTTTAGGTTATTATTCTAGGGTTAGAAATTTTCAAGAAGCGGTTAAAGAAGTTCACCGTAGTTATCACGGAGTAGTACCAGATAACCCTGATGATTTTAAAAAGTTAAAAGGTGTTGGACCATATACAAATGCAGCAGTTATGAGTATCGTGCATAATCATCCGATACCAGCAGTTGATGGTAATGTGTTAAGAGTGTGGAGTAGATTGACTGGTAATGACAGTGATATAGGTGCCCCGAAGACTAAAAAAATATATGAAGATGAATTACAGCCATTTGTAGAAGAACATTCAGGAGATTTTAATCAAGCAATGATGGAATTAGGAGCAACCATTTGTACACCTAAAAAGACTTTGTGTATTATGTGCCCTGTTCAAAAACATTGTTATGCATTTGCTAATGGTATAGTGGATGAATTACCGGTTAAAAAGAAAAAAATAAAGAAAAAGACAATTGATTTTAACGTATTATATATCACGAATCGTTCTGGAGAGATATTAGTACGCCAAAGAGATACGAAATTATTAAATGGCATGTGGGAGTTTCCAATGTTTGAGGCTGATGAAAGTATACACAGCATTGAAGAAGCATTAGATGCAGTCATTGATATTAATCAAACGCCTGAATTTACGACTAAGCATGTTTTTACACATATGACATGGAATATGAATGTGTACCGAGCGCATACTCAAAAAAGCGCATTTGATTACCCATATAAATGGATTAAAAAAGAAGAAAAAGACCAGTTATCATTTTCAACATCTATGAGCAAGATTTTTAATCAACTCAATGGATAA